Proteins found in one Paenibacillus borealis genomic segment:
- a CDS encoding histidinol-phosphatase: MNFDLHTHHFRCGHADGSIRDYIEAGISAGLDVIGISDHTPYFGSPSEQAFPRIAMAKSELVHYVEEVLSLQKEYEGRIDVLLGIESDYFPEHAELYRKTLAAYPFDYVIGSVHSVDGNSIFNKSRWKGLSPEQKLAAKAEYYRLIAESARSGMFQILGHIDAMKGNYPQFSEISAPREIDECLQVISECGLAIEINTSGGTKLCGGWYPSDEILERALHFGVEVSFGSDAHKPSRVADQRNNVAARLKEIGFKHWVYYKRREKITVAL; this comes from the coding sequence ATGAATTTCGACCTGCATACCCATCATTTCCGCTGCGGTCATGCTGACGGAAGCATCAGAGATTATATTGAAGCCGGTATATCTGCCGGTCTGGATGTTATCGGTATTTCTGATCACACACCCTATTTCGGAAGTCCGTCTGAGCAGGCTTTTCCGCGTATCGCAATGGCCAAATCGGAGCTTGTCCACTACGTGGAGGAAGTCCTCTCCCTGCAAAAAGAATACGAAGGCCGCATTGATGTCCTGCTCGGCATTGAATCGGACTATTTCCCCGAGCATGCGGAGCTGTACCGCAAGACGCTTGCCGCTTATCCGTTTGACTACGTGATCGGTTCGGTGCACAGCGTAGACGGCAACAGTATTTTTAATAAAAGCCGCTGGAAGGGGCTCAGCCCCGAGCAGAAGCTGGCAGCCAAAGCCGAGTACTACCGGCTGATTGCCGAATCAGCGCGCAGCGGGATGTTCCAGATCCTCGGACATATCGATGCCATGAAAGGCAACTATCCGCAGTTCTCGGAGATCTCCGCTCCCCGCGAGATTGACGAATGCCTGCAGGTGATCAGCGAATGCGGGCTGGCCATCGAGATCAATACCTCGGGCGGCACCAAGCTGTGCGGCGGCTGGTATCCGTCGGATGAGATCCTGGAGCGGGCGCTGCATTTCGGCGTGGAGGTCAGCTTCGGCTCCGATGCCCATAAGCCCTCCCGGGTGGCTGATCAGCGCAATAACGTTGCCGCACGGCTTAAGGAGATCGGATTCAAGCACTGGGTCTACTACAAGCGGCGCGAGAAAATTACCGTAGCACTATAG
- a CDS encoding NADPH-dependent oxidoreductase, giving the protein MIRLLTNHRSFRQYTGQAVEPEKLKTIIEAAQAAPSWVNGQQVSIIAVRSEERKQQLSVLSGNQKHVAEAPVFLVFCMDFHRAKLAAELEDQPFEAAGDVDALLVGAADVGIALSNAVAAAESLGLGIIPIGGVRRHTAEVIELLQLPEYVFPVAGLCIGYPAEELPKKPRLPMEAVYHEEVYNQDQKGLIEAYNKTHRESLKAQGLTERDWSSTIARFYALNPQYGDAGRTLPQQGFTCDNLNKE; this is encoded by the coding sequence GTGATTAGACTACTTACGAACCACCGCTCGTTCCGGCAATATACCGGGCAGGCGGTAGAACCAGAGAAGCTGAAGACCATTATTGAGGCGGCCCAGGCAGCCCCATCCTGGGTGAACGGCCAGCAGGTATCAATCATAGCGGTACGGAGCGAAGAACGGAAGCAGCAGCTGTCGGTCCTGAGCGGGAACCAGAAGCATGTGGCTGAAGCGCCGGTGTTCCTGGTGTTCTGCATGGACTTTCACCGGGCCAAGCTGGCGGCCGAGCTGGAAGACCAGCCGTTTGAAGCGGCCGGGGATGTCGATGCGCTGCTGGTCGGCGCTGCCGATGTCGGCATTGCCTTATCGAATGCGGTGGCTGCCGCGGAGTCGCTGGGACTGGGGATTATCCCGATCGGTGGCGTGCGCCGCCACACAGCGGAAGTGATTGAGCTGCTGCAGCTGCCCGAATATGTATTCCCGGTAGCCGGCCTATGCATTGGCTACCCGGCGGAAGAGCTGCCGAAGAAGCCGCGTCTTCCTATGGAGGCTGTGTATCACGAGGAAGTGTACAACCAGGATCAGAAAGGCCTGATCGAAGCATACAATAAGACTCACCGCGAGTCGCTTAAGGCTCAGGGGCTTACGGAAAGGGATTGGAGCAGTACGATTGCCCGCTTCTATGCCCTGAATCCGCAGTACGGCGACGCCGGGCGGACGCTCCCGCAGCAGGGCTTCACCTGCGATAATCTGAATAAGGAATAG
- a CDS encoding GNAT family N-acetyltransferase, translating into MSTFEAIMGMALQGTAVELKTMAAGDRAVLGTLLSHPEVQPHIQLRHGSSTQLGVLDKLVNRMLHGYDPCALHAGIYLKGQPELIGSVSLQNWNRHEGKAVLGYMLNPVWWGRGYATEALGLLLAYGFRELELQKVEGRCRGDNLRSEQVMLKNGLTLERTLPMADGSGDVMKVFTMLHK; encoded by the coding sequence ATGAGCACTTTTGAGGCGATTATGGGCATGGCGCTGCAGGGAACGGCAGTGGAACTGAAGACGATGGCGGCCGGTGACAGAGCGGTGCTGGGAACGCTGCTCTCCCATCCGGAGGTACAGCCGCATATTCAGCTGCGCCATGGATCGTCGACCCAGCTGGGTGTCCTGGATAAGCTGGTGAACCGGATGCTGCATGGTTATGATCCTTGCGCACTGCATGCGGGGATATATCTCAAAGGGCAGCCGGAGCTGATCGGATCAGTCTCCCTGCAGAACTGGAACCGGCATGAGGGCAAGGCGGTGCTGGGCTATATGCTGAATCCTGTGTGGTGGGGGCGCGGCTATGCCACAGAAGCGCTGGGGCTGCTTTTGGCCTACGGATTCCGGGAACTGGAGCTGCAGAAGGTGGAGGGCCGCTGCCGCGGGGACAACCTCAGATCGGAGCAGGTCATGCTCAAGAACGGTCTGACCCTGGAGCGGACGCTGCCGATGGCAGACGGCTCGGGCGATGTAATGAAAGTCTTCACAATGTTACACAAATGA
- a CDS encoding LysR family transcriptional regulator, whose translation MNISQLETLITISKTMSFRKAGELLNLTQPAVSAQIKSLEEEFKTQLVDRNQPVTLTDRGKVFLTHAEQIVGIVEELKQRLADLEENPQGHIILGTTTSIAIQILPRILSYFQDQFPHIKTSISSMSSSQIYQHVESGIVDVGIGYLIGRSPGMTTSVLYYDTFELVVSPRHPLAQVKSAGIEALGRTPLILLSPDTVGRRFVDDVLAKHGIHPQVIMELTSSEEVKRMVELDLGAAVISKQSVTAEVRNGTLKIVPIIELEVTHPVGVITKSGKYVNSAMRQFLSDLKGMPETQFIGSE comes from the coding sequence ATGAATATCAGCCAGCTCGAAACACTGATTACCATCTCCAAAACCATGAGTTTCCGTAAGGCGGGCGAACTGCTCAATTTGACCCAGCCAGCGGTTTCAGCCCAGATCAAAAGTCTGGAAGAAGAGTTCAAAACCCAGCTCGTTGACCGGAATCAGCCCGTAACACTGACAGACAGGGGCAAAGTATTTCTCACGCATGCGGAGCAAATCGTAGGTATCGTTGAAGAGCTTAAGCAGCGTCTTGCGGATTTGGAAGAGAATCCTCAAGGGCATATTATTCTCGGCACGACCACCTCCATCGCGATTCAGATTCTGCCGCGGATTCTGTCTTATTTCCAGGACCAGTTCCCGCATATCAAAACCTCGATTTCGTCCATGTCCTCCTCACAAATCTATCAGCATGTCGAAAGCGGAATCGTGGATGTCGGCATCGGCTATCTGATCGGCCGCAGTCCCGGGATGACCACTTCTGTCCTGTATTATGATACCTTTGAACTGGTTGTCTCGCCCCGCCATCCTCTGGCCCAGGTCAAATCAGCCGGGATTGAGGCGCTCGGCAGAACACCGCTCATTCTGCTCTCCCCGGACACCGTCGGACGGAGATTCGTGGATGATGTACTCGCCAAACACGGCATTCACCCCCAGGTCATCATGGAGCTGACCAGCAGCGAAGAGGTGAAACGGATGGTGGAGCTGGATCTTGGGGCAGCAGTTATTTCCAAACAGTCTGTAACCGCCGAGGTCAGAAACGGCACACTCAAAATCGTCCCGATTATCGAGCTTGAGGTCACTCATCCCGTAGGTGTCATCACCAAATCCGGCAAGTATGTCAATTCTGCCATGAGACAGTTCCTGAGCGATCTTAAGGGAATGCCCGAAACCCAATTCATCGGCTCAGAGTAA
- a CDS encoding ABC transporter permease → MDLKELRRQRRSRFTGSLIPYMGYIIQSGVAMVFLLVLIIFSAWYTSLLRDLPSGIPIHWIMLVLLVPAAVHSSFRTYLQTPDTIFLLPQGHRMKEYFAPSWVSGNVWKILRLAFVLITLWPLYIRTDESHKGLLATLLVLILVKLLASFGLWRETAMLSRPAAIGYNLLRWAVGTLMVAAWVWQPSVRALIFIVILGAAYAAALAVPGRHSVPWERLITMEKNQGTRALMVLGWFVDVPGREQRVYARRYLSRWGGGIPWQRNSAYRFLLTKSFARGDIFGIVLRIAVLDLFLVWMNQASYTGSGIYVFFLFLMGIQLTALRKLHSESFWLTVYPLPEGSKSKGTIQFVFRAHMVLALLTGLPLLLQLGERPLPVLGTFACGFLLAYLFKAYSTRKEARMDEDDL, encoded by the coding sequence ATGGATTTGAAGGAGCTGCGCCGGCAGCGGCGCAGCCGGTTTACAGGAAGCCTGATCCCCTATATGGGGTATATCATTCAGAGCGGTGTAGCAATGGTTTTCCTGCTGGTGCTGATCATCTTCTCCGCCTGGTACACTTCCCTGCTGCGTGATCTTCCGTCAGGCATTCCCATCCACTGGATTATGCTCGTCCTGCTTGTGCCGGCGGCGGTGCACAGCAGCTTCCGGACCTATCTGCAGACTCCGGATACCATCTTCCTGCTGCCGCAGGGCCACCGGATGAAGGAGTATTTCGCCCCGTCCTGGGTCAGCGGGAATGTGTGGAAGATCCTGCGGCTGGCTTTTGTCCTCATTACATTATGGCCGCTGTACATACGCACGGATGAATCCCATAAGGGACTGCTGGCTACGCTCCTCGTCCTGATCCTGGTGAAGCTGCTCGCCAGCTTCGGGTTATGGCGGGAGACCGCTATGCTCTCCCGGCCGGCGGCTATAGGCTACAACCTGCTGCGCTGGGCAGTGGGCACCCTGATGGTTGCCGCCTGGGTATGGCAGCCTTCGGTCCGTGCTCTGATCTTCATCGTAATTCTGGGGGCAGCTTACGCGGCAGCGCTGGCCGTACCCGGCCGGCACTCTGTTCCGTGGGAACGCCTGATTACGATGGAGAAGAATCAGGGGACCCGGGCGCTTATGGTCCTCGGCTGGTTCGTTGATGTCCCCGGACGTGAGCAGCGGGTCTATGCCCGGCGCTACCTGTCTCGGTGGGGCGGCGGCATACCCTGGCAGCGGAATTCGGCTTACCGGTTCCTCTTGACCAAAAGCTTCGCCCGGGGCGACATCTTCGGGATCGTCCTGCGGATCGCCGTGCTGGACCTGTTCCTGGTCTGGATGAATCAGGCCAGCTATACCGGCAGCGGCATCTATGTATTCTTCCTTTTCCTGATGGGGATTCAGCTGACGGCGCTGCGCAAGCTGCACAGCGAGTCGTTCTGGCTGACCGTGTATCCGCTGCCGGAAGGCAGCAAGAGCAAGGGAACCATCCAGTTTGTCTTCCGGGCGCATATGGTGCTGGCGCTGCTGACCGGCTTGCCTCTTCTGCTTCAGCTGGGAGAGCGTCCGCTGCCGGTTCTCGGGACATTTGCCTGCGGATTCCTGCTGGCCTATCTGTTCAAAGCCTATTCGACCCGAAAGGAAGCCCGCATGGATGAGGATGACTTGTAG
- a CDS encoding metallophosphoesterase, with protein MSTKSSGGSPRSDLPAAASTGGYTPPEKENGGGRKMTRRQFLARGAATAVGAGLLAGGYAWQGEPNWLEITRRELPLKDLPSAFAGTRLVHFSDVHLGFNKDAHDLARLTRHIKEEKPDLICFTGDIVDSYAEDLTDSVSILAELEAPLGKYAILGNHDYKNTELLTRLLNESGFRVLRNQSYLIRQGGAVVAVAGLDDMLHGKPDPEAAIQGIPEGTFTVLMMHEPDYADTAEGYPFHLQLSGHSHGGQIRLPLLGAPFTPYGSQKYINGLYYTENKAMPVYVNRGFGETMMPLRFMCRPELTVLTLRRG; from the coding sequence ATGAGTACCAAATCGTCCGGGGGCTCTCCCAGGTCTGACCTGCCGGCTGCTGCAAGCACCGGCGGCTATACTCCCCCGGAGAAGGAGAATGGCGGCGGCCGCAAAATGACCCGCCGCCAGTTCCTCGCCCGGGGGGCGGCAACCGCAGTTGGCGCCGGTCTGCTCGCAGGCGGCTATGCCTGGCAGGGCGAGCCGAACTGGCTGGAGATTACGCGGAGGGAGCTGCCGCTGAAGGATCTCCCTTCAGCCTTTGCCGGAACCCGGCTGGTTCATTTCAGCGATGTTCATCTGGGCTTCAATAAGGATGCTCATGATCTGGCCCGGCTGACTAGACACATCAAGGAAGAGAAGCCGGATCTGATCTGCTTCACCGGAGATATTGTGGACAGCTATGCCGAGGATTTGACGGATTCGGTCTCTATACTGGCAGAGCTTGAAGCGCCCTTAGGCAAGTATGCCATCCTTGGCAACCACGATTACAAGAATACGGAGCTGCTTACCCGTCTGTTGAACGAATCGGGATTCCGTGTGCTGCGGAACCAGTCCTACCTGATCAGACAGGGCGGTGCTGTGGTGGCAGTGGCTGGGCTGGACGATATGCTGCATGGCAAGCCGGACCCGGAGGCCGCGATCCAAGGGATTCCGGAAGGCACATTCACGGTGCTGATGATGCATGAGCCGGATTACGCCGATACGGCGGAAGGATATCCTTTTCACCTGCAGCTCTCGGGTCACAGTCACGGCGGTCAGATCCGTCTGCCGCTGCTGGGTGCGCCGTTCACGCCCTACGGATCGCAGAAATACATAAACGGCCTGTATTATACAGAGAATAAGGCGATGCCGGTATATGTGAACAGAGGATTCGGCGAAACCATGATGCCGCTGCGCTTCATGTGCCGGCCGGAGCTTACGGTACTGACTCTGCGCCGGGGGTAA
- a CDS encoding potassium channel family protein produces the protein MAWWIWTFNIAVIILLALWFLRMKLSWMGKGVLLAPILIYALISVEDLLNLIDLGTIVPGNRGLRGLILIFVLASVLFYILFIFHEIKESNSKEVRMQQTLVRISIAAFTCIIFFTVVYTSIYKLFGQSSFEGKGLGQDLLSQLITFLYFSVATFTTVGYGDVAPVDNTSRLVVVMQISFSFITVAYALSMLGLFRKILGPGTTEEEIEASIEVDIDDKVEEAVTDKHEELEQQAEGGRDKAVTEADGNTKPQSGMERDKQEAQDKEKAQDKREEKDGR, from the coding sequence ATGGCATGGTGGATATGGACTTTCAATATTGCTGTAATCATACTGCTGGCGCTGTGGTTCCTCCGGATGAAGCTGAGCTGGATGGGCAAAGGAGTGCTGCTGGCCCCCATCCTGATCTATGCGCTGATCTCGGTAGAGGACCTGCTGAACCTGATTGATCTGGGAACGATCGTACCCGGCAACCGGGGGCTGCGCGGTCTGATTCTGATTTTTGTCCTGGCCTCGGTCCTGTTCTATATTCTGTTCATTTTTCATGAAATCAAGGAATCGAACAGCAAGGAGGTCCGGATGCAGCAGACGCTGGTCCGGATCAGTATCGCTGCGTTTACGTGTATTATTTTTTTTACAGTCGTATATACATCCATATATAAGCTGTTCGGACAGTCCTCCTTCGAGGGCAAGGGATTAGGCCAGGACCTGCTGAGCCAGCTGATCACCTTCCTGTACTTCAGCGTAGCTACTTTTACGACAGTCGGTTACGGCGATGTGGCTCCCGTAGACAATACATCACGGCTTGTCGTGGTCATGCAGATCAGCTTCAGCTTCATTACTGTGGCCTATGCCCTGTCCATGCTGGGCCTCTTCCGCAAAATTCTCGGACCCGGCACAACGGAAGAAGAGATTGAGGCGTCTATAGAAGTGGACATCGATGACAAGGTGGAAGAAGCCGTCACGGATAAGCATGAGGAGCTGGAGCAGCAAGCAGAAGGCGGGCGGGATAAGGCGGTAACAGAAGCGGACGGGAATACGAAACCGCAAAGCGGGATGGAACGGGATAAACAGGAAGCACAGGATAAAGAAAAAGCACAGGATAAACGAGAAGAAAAGGATGGACGATGA
- a CDS encoding chemotaxis protein CheX, which yields MKAEVINPFLESARIVIEQVIQVSPSTGILGIKDIELIDNHIWIQVGMTGQLSGNIIFGIAEQVALKMVSAMMGGYVITEMDEMGQSAISELGNMISGNASTILSNQGVSVDITPPKLMKTESMSILPRRALSIPLMMEGIGELDIQVMIS from the coding sequence ATGAAAGCAGAAGTAATTAATCCGTTTCTAGAGTCTGCACGGATTGTAATTGAACAGGTGATACAAGTCTCGCCGTCTACCGGTATTCTGGGTATTAAGGACATTGAACTGATCGATAATCATATATGGATTCAAGTGGGAATGACAGGTCAGCTCAGCGGGAATATTATCTTCGGGATCGCCGAGCAGGTGGCGCTTAAGATGGTCTCGGCCATGATGGGCGGCTATGTGATTACAGAAATGGACGAGATGGGCCAGAGTGCAATTTCGGAGCTTGGCAACATGATCAGCGGCAATGCCAGTACTATTCTCTCCAATCAGGGGGTGTCGGTAGACATTACCCCGCCGAAGCTGATGAAGACGGAGAGCATGTCTATTCTGCCGCGCAGAGCGCTGAGTATTCCACTTATGATGGAAGGCATCGGGGAGCTTGATATTCAGGTTATGATCTCTTAG
- a CDS encoding DUF3891 family protein — protein sequence MICREQDGAFVMVKQHEHGLLAGEFAKWFKEEHTPAEGRRAEVLRAVSNHDRGWIDLDETPFWNDAEDAPYSFIDFPVVPKLTFYRRGINEVEADTPYGALLCSSHFERLIEVSGEECPELTQYLQDEAERRARIHRELEKSRPLEEGELYYDARLLQFCDDLSLFLALSEPGSAESEKHPWFADGFSGSEEFSFTSGRAIQAEWQDTSTLTLTPFPFTKEIGVSFKLRRVSRKDIESKGIALAYKETPEEECRITLISGAEEDAQVKTGAAERSGS from the coding sequence GTGATTTGTCGCGAACAGGATGGGGCATTTGTGATGGTGAAGCAGCATGAGCACGGGCTGCTGGCCGGGGAATTTGCGAAGTGGTTCAAGGAGGAGCATACGCCTGCGGAAGGCCGCCGGGCTGAAGTGCTGCGGGCGGTGAGCAATCATGACCGGGGCTGGATCGATCTGGATGAGACGCCGTTCTGGAATGATGCGGAAGATGCGCCATACAGCTTCATCGATTTCCCCGTTGTGCCGAAGCTGACTTTCTACCGGCGGGGCATCAACGAGGTAGAAGCAGATACGCCTTATGGGGCGCTGCTGTGCAGCTCCCATTTCGAGCGGCTGATCGAGGTATCCGGCGAGGAATGCCCGGAGCTCACGCAATATCTGCAGGATGAAGCGGAGCGCAGAGCCCGGATCCACCGTGAGCTGGAGAAGAGCCGGCCGCTCGAAGAAGGTGAACTGTATTATGACGCCAGACTGCTGCAGTTCTGTGATGACCTGTCGCTGTTTCTGGCGCTGAGCGAGCCGGGCAGTGCCGAGTCCGAGAAGCATCCCTGGTTCGCAGACGGCTTCTCGGGCAGTGAGGAATTCAGCTTCACCTCCGGACGTGCGATTCAGGCAGAGTGGCAGGACACCTCCACGCTGACGCTTACCCCGTTTCCATTCACGAAGGAGATCGGAGTAAGCTTCAAGCTGCGCCGGGTCAGCCGCAAGGATATCGAGTCTAAAGGCATTGCCCTGGCGTACAAGGAGACTCCGGAGGAAGAATGCCGGATCACTCTGATTAGCGGAGCAGAAGAAGATGCACAGGTGAAGACCGGTGCAGCTGAACGCTCCGGGAGCTAG
- a CDS encoding SDR family NAD(P)-dependent oxidoreductase — protein MALQGKVVVITGASSGIGALTAQMLSQRGAVPILLARSGDKLKETAAGIPGVFGLFVCDVTDEAAVERTFGEILDQYGRIDILLNNAGYGKFAAFTEMEPGEFDAMMDVNYMGIVRCTKAVVPHMLERGSGQIVNVASMAGKIGTARAVAYTATKHAVLGFTNALRQELRKSGIIVSAVNPGPIATEFFKTADPSGNYEKSVSRIMMTPQHVSAKIVKLMEKGKEEVDLPGLAAFGIRLYGLFPRLADKLTYNAMNRK, from the coding sequence ATGGCATTACAAGGCAAGGTTGTTGTTATTACAGGAGCTTCGAGCGGAATCGGTGCGCTTACGGCACAGATGCTCAGCCAGCGCGGGGCTGTTCCCATTCTGCTGGCCCGTTCGGGAGACAAGCTGAAAGAAACCGCGGCCGGGATACCGGGCGTTTTTGGACTGTTCGTCTGTGATGTGACCGATGAGGCGGCAGTGGAGCGTACCTTCGGGGAGATTCTTGACCAGTACGGCAGAATTGATATTCTGCTCAACAATGCCGGTTACGGCAAGTTTGCAGCGTTTACGGAGATGGAGCCCGGCGAATTCGATGCTATGATGGACGTGAACTATATGGGGATTGTCCGCTGCACCAAGGCGGTAGTGCCTCATATGCTGGAGCGCGGCAGCGGTCAGATCGTGAATGTTGCTTCTATGGCCGGCAAAATCGGCACAGCCCGCGCGGTTGCCTATACGGCTACCAAGCATGCTGTTCTCGGCTTCACCAATGCGCTCCGCCAGGAGCTCCGCAAGAGCGGGATTATTGTCTCGGCCGTGAACCCCGGACCGATCGCCACCGAATTCTTCAAGACCGCTGATCCTTCAGGCAATTATGAGAAAAGCGTGAGCCGGATCATGATGACTCCGCAGCATGTGTCTGCGAAGATTGTGAAGCTGATGGAGAAAGGCAAGGAAGAAGTGGATCTTCCCGGACTGGCAGCCTTCGGGATTCGTCTATACGGCTTGTTTCCGCGGCTGGCGGATAAGCTGACCTATAATGCAATGAACAGAAAATGA
- a CDS encoding ABC transporter ATP-binding protein, whose translation MNTAPVLQITGLSGGYSLNKPVLHDIGLQVQPGEMVGLIGLNGAGKSTTMKHILGLMSPHKGEITVQGKTRSSDPESYHSALSFVPESPLLYEEMTVREHVEFTARAYGVERSDYESRTGQLAALFNMEDKMDTLSSHLSKGMKQKVMIMCAFVARPALYVIDEPFLGLDPLGIRSLLDFMLDLKKSGASILLSSHILSTIENYCDRFIVLHRGMVIAEGTLAEMTAKAGLQGLNLEQLFYELVQGGK comes from the coding sequence ATGAACACAGCCCCCGTATTGCAAATTACGGGCTTAAGCGGAGGATACAGCCTGAACAAGCCGGTGCTTCATGATATCGGCCTGCAGGTTCAGCCCGGTGAAATGGTCGGGCTTATCGGTTTAAACGGCGCAGGCAAAAGTACAACCATGAAGCATATCCTGGGACTCATGTCTCCGCATAAGGGTGAGATTACGGTACAGGGCAAGACGCGCAGCAGCGACCCTGAGAGCTATCACAGCGCACTGTCCTTCGTTCCAGAATCTCCGCTGCTCTATGAGGAAATGACAGTCCGCGAGCATGTTGAATTCACTGCCAGAGCTTACGGCGTGGAGCGCAGTGATTATGAATCGCGCACCGGCCAGCTGGCCGCACTCTTCAATATGGAGGACAAGATGGATACATTGTCCTCCCATCTATCCAAAGGCATGAAGCAAAAGGTAATGATTATGTGTGCATTCGTAGCACGCCCGGCACTGTATGTCATTGACGAGCCGTTCCTCGGCCTCGATCCGCTCGGCATCCGCTCCCTGCTGGATTTCATGCTGGACCTGAAGAAATCCGGGGCATCCATCCTGCTCAGCTCGCATATCCTCTCCACCATCGAGAACTACTGCGACCGGTTCATTGTCCTGCACCGCGGAATGGTCATCGCGGAGGGAACGCTCGCCGAGATGACCGCGAAGGCCGGGCTGCAGGGCTTGAATTTGGAGCAGCTGTTCTACGAGCTGGTTCAGGGAGGGAAATGA
- a CDS encoding DEAD/DEAH box helicase encodes MNKASFAAIGIEEDLVARLSEFGITEPSPVQEQTIPLLLEGRDVLAASQTGTGKTLAYLLPLLQGINPDQKSVQKLVLAPTQELAMQILREAERYGAHRGIRAMGLIGGAAIKRQIDKLREHPQLVVGTPGRVRELIGLRKLKMHEVTTIVLDEADQMFQLSGAGEVTKIVSSALRTRQLVMLSATIGPETKLLANREMKNIAEVGIDPGMMTAQSLEHHYVVSEERNKVDMLRRVIRHYKPERAIVFVNATDDIAEVTAKLNHLGLPAAALYGDADKVTRANVLARFRDGKFKVLVASDVAARGLDIENLTLVVSFDPAFDSEHYVHRAGRTGRMGKRGLSVTIVTEQQTFIMRKFARELDIQLDEREMAFGKALTEGERSEFRGGGATRRESAPRGGEAAPRTGKPQVRTSAAGTAGGTGGEAPAAQPGAAGGSGGAGAVRREQQHRPGIAASTRSGAAPASKALSNAERDKNRKNKGAPKWLKNKTPRGDGQ; translated from the coding sequence ATGAATAAAGCTTCTTTTGCAGCTATCGGCATTGAGGAAGACCTAGTTGCCCGATTGTCTGAATTCGGCATCACCGAACCATCCCCGGTACAGGAGCAGACGATCCCGCTTCTGCTGGAAGGAAGAGATGTGCTGGCCGCTTCCCAGACAGGGACAGGCAAAACGCTGGCCTACCTGCTGCCGCTGCTGCAAGGGATTAATCCGGACCAGAAGTCGGTGCAGAAGCTGGTACTGGCTCCGACCCAGGAGCTGGCCATGCAGATCCTCCGCGAAGCGGAGCGCTACGGGGCACACCGGGGCATCCGGGCGATGGGGCTGATCGGCGGAGCGGCGATCAAACGCCAGATTGACAAGCTGCGCGAGCATCCCCAGCTGGTGGTAGGCACACCGGGACGCGTGCGGGAGCTGATCGGGCTGCGCAAGCTGAAGATGCATGAGGTGACGACGATTGTGCTGGATGAGGCGGACCAGATGTTCCAGCTTAGCGGCGCGGGCGAAGTGACGAAGATCGTCAGCAGCGCGCTTCGCACACGCCAATTGGTCATGCTGTCCGCGACCATCGGGCCGGAGACCAAGCTGCTGGCTAACCGTGAGATGAAGAATATCGCAGAGGTGGGCATTGATCCCGGTATGATGACGGCTCAGAGCCTGGAGCATCACTATGTGGTATCCGAGGAGCGGAACAAGGTGGATATGCTGCGCCGGGTGATCCGCCACTACAAGCCGGAGCGGGCGATTGTGTTCGTCAATGCTACTGATGACATCGCTGAAGTGACTGCGAAGCTGAACCATCTGGGACTTCCGGCCGCAGCGCTGTACGGCGACGCCGACAAGGTTACGCGCGCAAACGTGCTGGCCCGCTTCCGGGACGGCAAGTTCAAGGTGCTGGTCGCCAGCGACGTGGCGGCCAGAGGCCTGGACATTGAGAATCTGACGCTGGTCGTCAGCTTCGATCCGGCCTTTGACTCCGAGCACTATGTCCACCGTGCCGGACGGACGGGGCGCATGGGCAAACGCGGATTGTCCGTAACGATTGTTACGGAGCAGCAGACGTTCATCATGCGCAAATTCGCCCGCGAGCTGGATATCCAGCTGGACGAGCGGGAAATGGCCTTTGGCAAGGCGCTGACGGAGGGCGAGCGCAGTGAATTCCGCGGCGGCGGTGCAACGCGCCGCGAAAGTGCCCCGCGCGGCGGCGAAGCTGCGCCGCGCACCGGCAAGCCGCAGGTGCGGACCTCGGCGGCTGGAACAGCCGGAGGGACAGGCGGCGAAGCTCCGGCCGCGCAGCCGGGCGCAGCTGGCGGCAGCGGTGGTGCCGGTGCGGTGCGGCGAGAGCAGCAGCACCGGCCGGGAATTGCCGCGAGCACGCGCAGCGGCGCGGCACCGGCAAGCAAGGCGCTCAGCAATGCGGAGCGGGACAAGAACCGCAAGAACAAGGGAGCCCCGAAGTGGCTCAAGAACAAAACCCCGAGAGGTGACGGTCAATGA